Proteins from a genomic interval of Yarrowia lipolytica chromosome 1E, complete sequence:
- a CDS encoding uncharacterized protein (Compare to YALI0E07117g, similar to Saccharomyces cerevisiae DOC1 (YGL240W); ancestral locus Anc_3.562, similar to uniprot|Q9XHV6 Oryza sativa 10A19I.10 protein and uniprot|P53068 Saccharomyces cerevisiae YGL240w DOC1 component of the anaphase promoting complex) encodes MSEKPTFTEGLEEVEELGLTDLGSLAHWSVSSHKTGCGVEALRSDDHQLFWQSDGPQPHHLDIHFSKRVSIERVSIYTDYELDESYTPSKIKILAGSGYHDLLEVTEVDLDEPQGWTHLVLDGLREDGVLKTYLLRLLIPANHQHGKDTHLRAVKVYGPRKHMVMDDSIFTFTTPQMFSEQVIR; translated from the coding sequence ATGTCTGAAAAGCCGACTTTCACGGAGGGACTcgaagaggtggaggagctggggCTCACAGATCTCGGCTCGCTCGCACACTGGTCTGTGTCGTCCCACAAGACTGGGTGTGGCGTGGAAGCGCTTCGATCGGACGACCACCAACTGTTCTGGCAGAGTGACGGCCCCCAACCCCACCACTTGGATATCCACTTCTCGAAGCGGGTCTCGATCGAACGGGTCTCAATCTACACTGATTACGAGCTCGACGAGTCGTACACTCCTTCCAAGATCAAAATTCTTGCAGGATCAGGGTACCATGATTTGCTGGAAGTGACAGAGGTGGATCTGGACGAACCCCAAGGATGGACGCATCTGGTGCTGGATGGActgagagaagatggcGTGCTGAAAACATACCTGTTGCGATTGCTGATTCCAGCTAACCACCAACATGGAAAAGATACACACTTGAGAGCTGTCAAGGTATATGGACCCAGGAAACATATGGTGATGGACGACAGTATTTTTACTTTCACCACACCACAGATGTTCAGCGAACAGGTTATTCGATAA
- a CDS encoding uncharacterized protein (Compare to YALI0E07095g, similar to DEHA0C07986g Debaryomyces hansenii): MDRRHSLPITPSNPVTQKSGLGSVFKSLTKGFKSSSSGAPQTRPTVVGGAADQEELMRVLATGTPDKKVEAAMALEHAVQTYSVSSIPEIWYAARDLTKTDQPTECRRSGLKLMIACIKQDESATGSRLAYFQSLIENSNLQDFDLQLEVLRVLTDNGKNVFDLYQSGYPFTHILSSWLKRLAAEAQDVRIGRIDDVTAASTGGKVTMNDNLQTLMKLLTSMLQHNFQMFNDDEVGAILGEVVTMCRRTSSKSDIEAALEMFNTVIQSGYVPIKSIPVVLDILCSTYVTIPDLEEAVGQSLTMLCSSHVGHATVEIMFRYLQDAGKNTSGQNAPNGNTLRGTVRFLRVLAENTPPELKLDITMGAVLGAYEDSLRLGSANHDLEVCQNVTELVRNQETCRKITYEDWDSDHSPYVIIARCAEQEMDDSATGNQSSMHRTGSITKTAGTGQGSTSLFDKKSAHFETRSRLSKRAGSIFSADSTKDGKENKEDSAAPAPEPSKLMLCIRDFVELVSSLERKADFTAPKEQTIQFYLEMAPFLNESSAARIVRHFEDSYLCSPFSSNWEANTELVLDFLEPYWPDGVRMLVLDFMDRLYTVSSEVNDRDMLNKLISMLSNTYRSSHLTTKVRSRLLTLLTDMSKSASFDVFNTMLRDITATGEAPAVELVYSLGRMFGQFMLIQPQKAQLVYTTLVKMLPTLRQQNSVDAYLEACRLFVRLRSTDDEYVYITNPVDMDGLSASFGRNYTGREEECDKPWHFPEDVKFLDGVERNKPCRKLMVGPPGQEPRNGVYSIDTSLWFSEILQVISKAQCDWEIYSFVLAHLGPQLSNLALFKWSHQDIKALRVALSEGISDRLPAALKIPKDISKPDIGVAIIRNISSFIGYGDLLSRTDEEYILQALVAGLSSWEKTAIPCIHALVLCCYEFPVSIRRFLPQIFTKFQTKITTLSSSPHILEFLLALSRMPSLTRSFTQDEYKRIFGMAFKYIQHANDLAKMSDGSKHQVNYDPTGPDTKSSTDATQFNGTVMSQYLLALAYNVIIAWFLKLDISKRHFLAKFIVRNLILADGNPADIDPQSLALLDLIQRFAFTDFDLQMPSMMGINAHLKDKKTSTKQWLYGTSVISIQTVLTTGETQYIVRRPTGTAIINVNPSDKMVPRQTQTEQSSEELFSPNYFLLQTLPTDVTADIPKPIALGTDPATTRAVSAIDRIPVVDFHKVGVMYMGPNQKEETEILANQTGSLHYRQFMSSLGTLTRLKDNKSIYTGGLDTEQNVDGEFAYCWRDKISQLVFHATTLMPPPLNPQDTAYASKKRHIGNDYVNVFFDESGLTFDFNTIKSQFNFINIVITPHSANFDKSHIFADTKDEPKTPADQPTRYYKVRAYRKAGVPAIFAACHLKIISEGSLPDFIRNLVLIASKFATIWYSDGQYVSNWRYRLQQIQQLKEKTVAQVEAAAAEKKNAATDSKDMAASFLEQLQGGGAPDDNDDDDDDNPSGPVFTEDEDTGNDLPLLKSLDFTSFLN, encoded by the coding sequence ATGGACCGAAGACACTCGCTTCCAATCACACCTTCTAACCCAGTGACCCAGAAAAGCGGACTTGGCTCGGTGTTCAAGTCGCTGACCAAGGGCTTCAAGTCGTCCTCCAGCGGAGCTCCCCAGACTCGGCCGACAGTGGtaggaggagcagcagaccaggaggagctgatGCGCGTGCTTGCGACAGGAACGCCCGACAAAAAGGTCGAGGCGGCCATGGCACTGGAGCATGCAGTCCAAACATACTCGGTGTCATCGATTCCCGAAATCTGGTATGCCGCCAGAGATCTCACCAAGACGGACCAACCCACGGAGTGCCGACGAAGCGGCCTCAAGCTTATGATTGCATGCATCAAGCAGGATGAGAGCGCTACGGGATCGCGACTGGCGTACTTTCAAAGCCTCATCGAGAACTCCAACCTCCAGGACTTTGACCTGCAGCTGGAGGTGCTGCGAGTCCTTACCGACAATGGCAAAAACGTCTTCGACCTGTACCAGTCCGGATACCCCTTCACACACATTCTCAGCTCGTGGCTCAAACGTCTGGCTGCCGAGGCGCAGGACGTGCGTATAGGCCGAATCGACGACGTTACCGCTGCCTCTACAGGAGGAAAAGTGACCATGAACGACAACCTGCAGACCCTTATGAAACTGCTGACCAGCATGCTTCAACACAACTTTCAAATGttcaacgacgacgaggttGGAGCAATTTTAGGTGAAGTGGTGACCATGTGTCGTCGAACGTCTTCCAAATCAGACATTGAAGCGGCCCTTGAAATGTTCAATACGGTCATTCAGAGCGGCTACGTGCCCATCAAGAGCATTCCCGTGGTCCTCGACATTCTGTGCTCCACATATGTCACCATTCCCGACTTGGAAGAGGCCGTTGGACAGTCTTTGACTATGCTGTGCAGTTCCCATGTGGGCCATGCAACAGTTGAAATCATGTTCAGATACCTCCAGGATGCTGGCAAGAACACATCTGGACAAAACGCACCCAATGGAAACACTTTGAGAGGCACTGTTCGATTTCTGCGTGTGCTGGCTGAGAATACCCCTCCTGAATTGAAGTTGGATATCACAATGGGGGCAGTTCTAGGAGCTTACGAGGACTCTTTGCGTCTAGGAAGCGCCAACCACGATTTGGAGGTGTGTCAGAACGTGACGGAACTCGTTCGAAACCAGGAAACGTGCCGAAAAATCACCTACGAAGACTGGGACTCGGACCACTCACCTTACGTGATCATTGCCAGGTGTGCTGAGCAGGAAATGGATGATTCAGCAACAGGCAACCAATCAAGTATGCATCGAACAGGTTCGATTACTAAGACCGCGGGTACAGGTCAGGGCTCAACTTCGCTCTTTGACAAGAAGAGCGCACATTTCGAAACCCGATCACGGCTTAGTAAGCGAGCAGGCAGTATCTTTTCTGCTGACTCCACCAAGGATGGcaaggagaacaaggaggatagtgctgctcctgccccGGAACCATCCAAGTTGATGTTGTGCATCAGGGATTTTGTGGAGCTTGTTTCTTCTTTGGAACGTAAGGCTGACTTTACTGCACCTAAGGAACAGACCATCCAATTCTATTTGGAAATGGCTCCTTTCTTAAACGaatcttctgctgctcgaaTTGTGCGTCACTTCGAAGACTCGTACCTCTGTTCGCCATTTTCTTCCAACTGGGAAGCCAATACTGAGCTTGTTCTCGACTTTTTGGAGCCCTACTGGCCCGATGGCGTACGGATGCTGGTTCTGGACTTTATGGATAGACTCTACACTGTCTCTTCTGAAGTCAATGATCGAGATATGCTGAACAAGCTGATTTCCATGCTCTCAAATACCTACAGATCATCACATCTGACTACCAAGGTTCGATCGCGTTTGCTGACTCTGCTTACTGATATGAGCAAAAGTGCGTCCTTCGACGTGTTCAACACCATGCTACGAGACATTACAGCTACTGGAGAGGCCCCCGCTGTTGAGCTGGTGTACTCTCTGGGACGAATGTTCGGCCAATTTATGTTGATCCAGCCTCAAAAAGCCCAGCTGGTTTACACCACTCTAGTGAAAATGCTACCCACTTTGCGACAACAGAACTCTGTGGACGCCTACCTTGAAGCATGTCGTTTGTTTGTGCGACTGCGATCCACCGACGACGAATACGTGTACATCACAAACCCCGTGGACATGGATGGACTGTCTGCTTCGTTTGGCCGAAACTACACCGGTCGAGAAGAGGAGTGTGACAAACCGTGGCATTTCCCCGAAGATGTCAAGTTTCTGGACGGTGTTGAGCGGAACAAGCCGTGCCGAAAACTGATGGTGGGTCCTCCTGGCCAGGAGCCCCGGAACGGGGTCTACAGTATCGACACATCGCTTTGGTTCTCAGAGATTCTACAGGTCATCAGCAAGGCTCAGTGTGACTGGGAGATTTACTCTTTTGTCTTGGCTCATTTGGGACCTCAGCTTTCCAATTTGGCATTGTTCAAGTGGTCGCATCAGGACATTAAGGCTCTTAGAGTGGCACTCTCTGAGGGTATTTCCGACCGGCTCCCTGCTGCGTTGAAGATCCCCAAGGACATTTCCAAGCCTGATATCGGAGTGGCCATTATTCGAAACATTTCATCCTTTATTGGCTATGGAGATCTTCTGTCGAGAACAGACGAGGAGTATATTCTTCAAGCATTGGTGGCTGGCTTGTCGTCATGGGAAAAGACTGCTATTCCCTGTATCCATGCCCTGGTTCTATGTTGTTACGAGTTCCCCGTATCTATTCGACGATTCCTGCCCCAAATCTTTACAAAGTTCCAGACGAAGATCACTactctctcttcttctccccaCATTCTCGAGTTTCTCCTCGCCCTATCTCGAATGCCCTCTCTTACCCGATCATTCACTCAGGATGAGTACAAGCGAATCTTCGGCATGGCCTTCAAGTACATTCAGCACGCCAACGATTTGGCCAAAATGAGCGATGGATCGAAACATCAGGTCAACTATGACCCCACTGGTCCGGATACAAAGTCGTCCACTGATGCGACTCAGTTCAATGGCACCGTCATGAGCCAGTATTTGCTTGCTCTGGCCTACAACGTGATTATCGCTTGGTTCCTTAAACTCGATATTTCCAAACGTCACTTTCTGGCTAAGTTCATTGTGCGAAACCTCATTTTGGCAGACGGAAACCCTGCCGACATCGATCCCCAGTCTCTTGCACTGCTTGATCTGATTCAGCGATTTGCTTTCACTGACTTCGATCTTCAGATGCCTTCCATGATGGGTATCAATGCCCacctcaaggacaagaagactTCCACAAAGCAGTGGCTGTATGGAACTTCAGTCATCTCCATCCAGACTGTTCTGACCACTGGAGAAACTCAGTATATTGTCAGAAGACCCACCGGCACTGCTATCATCAATGTGAACCCCTCCGACAAGATGGTCCCTCGACAGACTCAGACTGAGCAGTCTTCCGAAGAGCTATTTTCCCCCAACTACTTCCTTTTGCAGACCCTCCCTACTGATGTCACAGCCGATATCCCCAAGCCCATTGCTCTTGGTACAGATCCTGCTACTACTCGAGCGGTGTCTGCTATTGACCGTATCCCTGTGGTTGATTTTCACAAGGTCGGTGTCATGTACATGGGCCCCAATCAGAAGGAAGAGACGGAAATTTTGGCTAACCAAACTGGATCTCTTCATTACCGGCAGTTCATGTCTTCTCTCGGTACTCTGACCCGTCTCAAGGATAACAAGTCCATCTACACTGGTGGACTCGACACCGAGCAGAATGTGGATGGTGAATTTGCATACTGCTGGAGAGACAAAATTTCACAGCTTGTTTTCCATGCCACTACACTCATGCCTCCCCCTCTGAATCCCCAAGATACCGCCTATGCTTCTAAAAAGCGGCACATTGGCAACGACTATGTTAACGTGTTCTTTGACGAGTCTGGACTCACTTTTGATTTCAATACCATCAAGTCTCAGTTTAACTTCATCAACATTGTCATCACGCCTCACTCGGCTAACTTCGATAAGTCTCACATTTTTGCAGATACCAAGGACGAGCCCAAGACCCCAGCAGACCAGCCCACTCGCTACTACAAGGTCCGAGCTTACCGAAAGGCAGGAGTGCCTGCTATTTTTGCTGCCTGTCACTTGAAGATCATCTCCGAAGGCTCTCTGCCTGATTTCATTCGAAACCTCGTTTTGATCGCCTCCAAGTTTGCAACTATCTGGTACTCCGACGGTCAGTATGTGTCGAATTGGAGGTACCGACTGCAGCAGATTCAGCAGCTAAAGGAGAAGACAGTGGCCCAGGTtgaggcagcagcagctgagaagaagaatgCTGCTACTGACAGCAAGGATATGGCGGCCTCGTTCCTCGAACAGCtgcaaggaggaggtgcaCCTGACGACaatgatgacgatgacgacgataaTCCGTCTGGACCTGTTTTTACTGAAGATGAAGATACCGGTAATGACTTGCCCTTGTTGAAGAGCCTGGACTTCACTTCGTTCTTGAACTAA
- a CDS encoding uncharacterized protein (Compare to YALI0E07073g, similar to Saccharomyces cerevisiae BNA6 (YFR047C); ancestral locus Anc_3.563, highly similar to uniprot|P43619 Saccharomyces cerevisiae YFR047c putative nicotinate-nucleotide pyrophosphorylase [carboxylating]) → MSFAHLLPIDGDWKTDVTRWMSEDVPSFDVGGYVVGDDIHHATLYCKSPGVVAGVPFAQEVFDRNQLKVKWSVREGDYVDPKGGKVAVAKVSGPVRQVLLAERTALNLLARASGVATKSRHIVELAKKAGYTGIIAGTRKTTPGLRRLEKYAMIVGGADPHRYDLSSMVMLKDNHVWATGSITDSVKKARSVCGFAMKIEVECQSEEEANEAIAAGADIIMLDNFDGKGLQVAAQSIKDKWNGTKHFMLECSGGLTEENIGSYLTNQIDIYSTSSIHQGTGIVDFSLKIDHN, encoded by the coding sequence ATGTCTTTTGCACACCTACTCCCCATTGACGGCGACTGGAAGACCGACGTGACCCGATGGATGTCTGAGGACGTGCCCTCGTTCGACGTCGGTGGATATGTTGTTGGAGACGACATTCACCATGCCACTCTCTACTGCAAGTCTCCCGGAGTGGTTGCAGGTGTTCCCTTTGCCCAGGAGGTGTTCGACCGAAACCAGCTCAAGGTGAAGTGGAGCGTGCGTGAGGGTGACTACGTGGATCCCAAGGGTGGCAAGGTTGCTGTTGCCAAGGTGTCTGGTCCCGTTCGACAGGTGCTTCTGGCCGAGCGAACTGctctcaacctccttgCTCGAGCCTCCGGAGTCGCCACAAAGTCCCGACACATTGtcgagctggccaagaaggctggcTACACTGGAATTATTGCCGGCACTCGAAAGACCACCCCCGGCCTGCGACGGCTGGAGAAGTACGCCATGATTGTCGGAGGAGCTGACCCCCACAGATACGACCTATCGTCAATGGTTatgctcaaggacaaccACGTGTGGGCCACTGGATCAATCACTGATTCCGTGAAGAAGGCTCGGTCTGTGTGCGGATTTGCCATGAAGATCGAGGTCGAGTGCCagagcgaggaggaggccaatGAAGCCATTGCCGCCGGTGCAGACATCATCATGCTGGATAACTTTGACGGCAAGGGTCTGCAGGTGGCTGCTCAGAGcatcaaggacaagtgGAACGGTACCAAGCACTTCATGCTCGAGTGCAGTGGAGGTCTGACCGAGGAGAACATCGGCTCTTACCTGACCAACCAGATTGACATCTACTCCACTTCTAGTATCCACCAAGGAACTGGCATTGTTGATTTCTCCCTGAAGATTGATCATAACTAA
- a CDS encoding uncharacterized protein (Compare to YALI0E07161g, weakly similar to uniprot|Q06667 Saccharomyces cerevisiae YDR315c IPK1 inositol 1 3 4 5 6- pentakisphosphate 2-kinase (IP5 2-kinase), similar to Saccharomyces cerevisiae IPK1 (YDR315C); ancestral locus Anc_5.342) translates to MSSLPTPLPPYKWTLLTAGNANVVYKSDETDLLLRLRRNRNAPSTAEVDEYLTGTIRPAIGPFLFHYTVVNLPLGFLESLPEAENLDLGEPLGLLMENLGPKPNETNVLKSHAVKINYSDNWESYTVELKPKWLLQSPTAPKDSINCRTCALQLKREKPRICPLKLFNEDEQTSLQALEDVFPGTQKQFEPLAKFFSNSELFAEIRHMQHGDELGILGYANYVQVPPQFVTAMTMRDVSLFVHVQGDSVNGKIVDADLKSVSEKRDYWASLETDLIEGGWYEKPGTNCLLRN, encoded by the coding sequence ATGTCTTCGCTACCGACACCGCTGCCTCCCTACAAATGGACCCTGTTAACGGCAGGTAACGCCAACGTGGTTTACAAGAGCGATGAGACCGATCTGCTTCTGCGACTGCGACGAAACCGAAACGCCCCTTCCACAGCCGAGGTGGACGAGTATCTAACTGGAACAATCCGACCGGCCATTGGCCCCTTTCTGTTTCACTATACAGTTGTGAATCTGCCTCTGGGGTTCCTCGAGTCGCTTCCCGAGGCCGAGAATCTCGATCTCGGAGAGCCCCTGGGTCTGCTCATGGAGAACCTGGGGCCTAAACCAAATGAAACCAACGTGCTCAAGTCCCACGCAGTCAAAATCAACTACAGCGACAACTGGGAGTCATATACGGTCGAATTGAAGCCCAAGTGGCTGCTTCAGAGCCCAACAGCACCCAAGGACAGCATCAACTGCCGAACCTGCGCGTTACAGCTCAAGCGAGAGAAGCCTCGAATCTGCCCTCTCAAGCTTTTCAACGAAGACGAACAGACATCGCTGCAAGCTCTAGAGGACGTGTTCCCCGGCACACAAAAGCAGTTCGAGCCTCTTGCCAAGTTCTTCTCGAATTCAGAGCTGTTCGCCGAGATCAGACACATGCAGCATGGAGACGAGTTGGGTATTCTGGGTTACGCAAATTACGTCCAGGTGCCTCCTCAGTTTGTCACAGCTATGACCATGCGAGACGTGTCACTATTTGTGCACGTTCAGGGCGACTCTGTTAATGGAAAGATTGTCGATGCTGATCTCAAGTCTGTTTCTGAGAAGCGAGACTACTGGGCCTCTCTAGAGACTGACCTGATTGAAGGCGGATGGTACGAGAAGCCCGGCACGAATTGCCTCCTAAGAAATTAG
- a CDS encoding uncharacterized protein (Compare to YALI0E07139g, similar to Saccharomyces cerevisiae CSE1 (YGL238W); ancestral locus Anc_3.561, similar to uniprot|P33307 Saccharomyces cerevisiae YGL238w CSE1 importin-beta-like protein) → MNTAKCVFLRLPSPHHTTTPMTEFETVVALLKQSQLPQSARSAEQQLKELEDQADFPIVMLHVVAAQNLEESTRLAAALFFKNFLKRKWVNSDGQHLLQPSTVKTVKDEVVGLMISLPERLQIQLGESVSIIADSDFPHNWEDLVTSLVARLSPTDMVTNNGILTVAHSIFKKWRPLFSSDDLNREILLVLNQFTEPYKQLCEEVDRQIEANSNNKAQLDILFRVQFNIFKIFFDLNCQDIPAFFEDNLDYFMNLLKKYLCYTNPLLEDPDEDDEAGILEKVKASICDAIQLYSLRYEEFFGTYLNGFVETVWNLLTNTSTQPKYDILVSRALTFLTSVAKVPRHTNMFSSPEVLKQLIEKIVVPNMSLRESDEELFEDDPLEYIRRDLEGSDSDTRRRAATDFLRELNDKAESSVTKVALEYVEQFLNLYKQDPASNWKAKDTAIHLYSSIAAKGAVTSSGVTSINLTVDILSFFSENIAPDLMNDSANPILKVDAIKYIYTFRNQLSRDHLIQVFPVLMNHLLSTNYVVCTYSAVTVERLLAKNVFDKTEVAEIAQQLLPKLFELIAAGGTPEKISENEYLMKCIMRILLVAGSDVATGDAGKQLLQQLIGILQEICKNPSNPRFNHYTFESIGVLLKYTVPVVGFAAVQDIVSPTFLTILEQDIAEFSPYVFQLLALILELSPSIDSLPPAFQQLARTLVVAQLWESRGNVPALARLLKAIISKNGSIYEENLLALLGVFQKLISSRVNDEFGFDLLQAIMLHISPQVLQPHLKDIAVILLMRLQGSRTEKFVNRFAYFVVFLAATAPTPSFPITFIDQAEKGVFGTIWGQFLVNAVPNVQGPLQRKTAAIGCTKLLTGTPEFLGGEYSSLWPTTLEKLVQLLNSEISKSTEEVSPEVDLDSLSFGSSFNKLSTCTPKPTDPLPDIRDAKQFFVQQLQAANNQTNGQVNQLIGNSSEAVKTALRDFGYA, encoded by the coding sequence ATGAACACCGCCAagtgtgtttttttgcgtctaccatcaccacaccacacaaccacacccATGACTGAATTCGAAACGGTCGTCGCGCTGCTCAAGCAGTCGCAGCTGCCTCAATCTGCCCGATCAgccgagcagcagctcaaggagctggaggatcAGGCGGACTTTCCCATTGTCATGTTGCATGTCGTGGCTGCCCAGAATCTGGAGGAATCAACTCGTCTGGCCGCTGCGCTCTTCTTCAAAAACTTTCTCAAGCGAAAGTGGGTCAATTCTGACGGCCAGCATCTTCTGCAGCCTTCCACGGTCAAAACTGTCAAGGATGAGGTGGTTGGTCTGATGATCTCGCTTCCCGAGCgtctccagatccagctgGGAGAGTCTGTCTCCATCATTGCCGACTCAGACTTCCCCCACAATTGGGAGGACCTGGTGACATCACTGGTGGCCCGATTGAGCCCCACAGACATGgtcaccaacaacggcatTCTGACAGTGGCCCACTCCATCTTCAAGAAGTGGCGACCACTCTTCTCGTCGGACGACCTGAACCGTGAGATTCTGCTGGTGCTCAACCAGTTCACAGAGCCCTACAAGCAACTGTGCGAAGAGGTGGATCGCCAGATCGAGGCtaacagcaacaacaaagCCCAGCTCGACATCCTTTTCCGAGTCCAGTTCAACATCTTCAAGATCTTCTTTGATCTCAACTGCCAGGACATTCCCGCCTTCTTTGAAGACAATCTCGACTACTTTATGAACCTGCTCAAAAAGTACCTGTGCTACACAAATCCTCTGCTGGAGGACCCcgatgaggacgacgaaGCTGGCATTCTCGAAAAGGTCAAAGCCTCCATTTGCGACGCCATCCAGCTCTACTCGCTGCGATACGAGGAGTTCTTCGGCACCTACCTTAATGGCTTTGTGGAAACCGTGTGGAACCTGCTGaccaacacctccacaCAGCCCAAGTACGACATTCTCGTTTCGCGAGCACTCACCTTCCTGACTTCCGTCGCCAAGGTGCCCCgacacacaaacatgtTCTCCTCCCCCGAGGTGCTGAAGCAGCTCATTGAGAAGATTGTGGTGCCCAACATGAGTCTGCGAGAGTCCGACGAGGAGTTGTTTGAGGATGATCCTCTGGAGTACATTCGACGAGACCTTGAGGGATCCGACTCCGATACTCGGCGACGAGCAGCCACCGATTTCCTGCGAGAGCTCAACGATAAGGCGGAGTCTTCTGTCACAAAGGTTGCTCTGGAGTATGTGGAGCAGTTCCTCAACCTGTACAAGCAAGACCCTGCCTCTAACTGGAAGGCCAAGGATACTGCCATTCATCTATATTCGAGTATCGCGGCAAAGGGTGCTGTCACCTCTTCTGGTGTGACTTCCATCAACCTCACTGTCGACATtctgtccttcttctccgagaACATTGCGCCTGATCTCATGAACGACTCCGCAAATCCCATTCTCAAGGTCGATGCCATCAAGTACATCTACACCTTCCGAAACCAGCTGTCTCGAGACCACCTGATCCAAGTGTTCCCTGTGCTGATGAATCATCTGCTGTCAACCAATTATGTGGTTTGCACCTACTCTGCTGTTACTGTGGAACGACTGCTTGCTAAGAACGTGTTTGACAAGACTGAGGTTGCCGAGAttgcccagcagctgctccCTAAACTGTTTGAGCTCATTGCCGCAGGAGGTACCCCCGAAAAGATCTCTGAGAACGAGTATCTCATGAAGTGCATCATGCGAATCCTGCTTGTAGCTGGATCCGACGTGGCTACCGGCGATGCAGGCAAGCAactgctccagcagctcattGGCATTCTGCAGGAGATTTGTAAGAACCCCTCCAACCCCCGATTCAACCATTACACCTTTGAGTCCATTGGAGTGCTTCTTAAGTACACCGTTCCCGTAGTTGGCTTTGCAGCTGTCCAGGATATCGTTTCTCCCACCTTCCTGACCATTCTGGAGCAGGACATCGCCGAGTTCTCGCCCTACGTGTTCCAGCTGCTAGCGCTGATTCTGGAACTGTCTCCTTCCATCGACTCTCTGCCCCCTGCCTTCCAACAATTGGCTCGAACTTTGGTTGTGGCTCAGCTGTGGGAGTCTCGAGGAAACGTTCCTGCTCTGGCGCGTCTCCTGAAGgcaatcatctccaagaaCGGCTCTATTTATGAGGAAAACTTGCTTGCTCTGTTGGGTGTTTTCCAGAAACTCATCTCGTCACGGGTCAACGACGAGTTTGGCTTCGACCTTCTCCAAGCCATCATGCTGCACATTTCCCCCCAGGTTTTGCAACCCCATCTTAAGGATATTGCTGTCATTCTGCTGATGCGACTGCAGGGTTCTCGAACCGAAAAATTTGTGAACCGGTTCGCCTACTTTGTGGTCTTCCTTGCTGCCACTGCTCCCACTCCCTCTTTCCCTATCACCTTTATTGATCAGGCTGAGAAGGGCGTGTTTGGCACAATCTGGGGCCAATTTTTGGTCAACGCTGTTCCTAACGTTCAGGGTCCTCTTCAGCGAAAGACCGCCGCCATCGGTTGCACCAAGCTGCTGACTGGCACACCTGAGTTCCTCGGAGGCGAATACTCGTCTCTGTGGCCCACcactctggagaagctggtgcagctgctcaactcTGAGATCTCCAAGAGCACCGAGGAGGTTTCTCCGGAGGTTGATCTGGACTCGCTGTCATTCGGCTCTTCTTTCAACAAGCTGTCTACATGCACCCCCAAGCCTACTGATCCTCTGCCTGATATTCGGGATGCCAAGCAGTTCTTCGTTCAGCAGTTGCAGGCCGCCAACAACCAGACTAACGGCCAGGTGAACCAGCTGATTGGAAACAGCAGTGAGGCTGTTAAGACTGCTCTGCGAGACTTTGGATATGCTTAA